Proteins encoded together in one Salarchaeum sp. JOR-1 window:
- the kynU gene encoding kynureninase has protein sequence MDTTREAARERDAADPLAAYRDRFSVPDDYYVDGNSLGPLSQDAEAALDRVVEEWRDLGIRGWLDGDPPWFRYGEYLGSRLAPLVGAREHEVVAANSTTVNIHTLVGTLLNGLDDPLVLVDELNFPTDTYAVRAQLRNRGFDPDDHTVVVESSDGRTIDAADVEAALTDDVDLVFLPSVLYRSGQLLDLGRITAAAHAHDAYVGFDLAHSVGVVPHALHDLGVDVAVWCSYKYLNAGPGSIAGLYVHERHYERTPALAGWWGHEKDTQFEMRDTYTHAHTAGAWQIGTVPVFAAAPLDGSLDVVTDAGIDAIREKSVALTDYLISLVDDRLGGDFSVGTPRDPDQRGGHVAVEHPDAARITEAMKDRGVVGDFRPPNVFRVCPSPLYTRFEDVYDVVEELRTVAETDAHRAYSLDGSVT, from the coding sequence ATGGACACGACACGGGAGGCCGCCCGCGAGCGCGACGCGGCCGACCCCCTCGCCGCGTACCGCGACCGCTTCAGCGTGCCCGACGACTACTACGTCGACGGCAACTCCCTCGGCCCGCTCTCGCAGGACGCCGAAGCCGCGCTCGACCGCGTCGTCGAGGAGTGGCGCGACCTCGGCATCCGCGGCTGGCTCGACGGCGACCCGCCGTGGTTCCGGTACGGCGAGTATCTGGGAAGCCGCCTCGCCCCGCTCGTCGGCGCGCGCGAGCACGAGGTCGTCGCCGCGAACAGCACCACCGTCAACATCCACACGCTCGTCGGAACGCTCCTCAACGGCCTCGACGACCCGTTGGTGCTCGTGGACGAACTCAACTTCCCCACGGACACGTACGCGGTTCGCGCCCAGCTCCGGAATCGCGGGTTCGACCCCGACGACCACACCGTCGTCGTCGAGAGTTCGGACGGGCGGACCATCGACGCGGCGGACGTAGAAGCCGCCCTCACCGACGACGTGGACCTCGTCTTCCTGCCATCGGTGCTCTACCGGAGCGGCCAGCTCCTCGACCTCGGACGCATCACGGCGGCCGCACACGCCCACGACGCGTACGTCGGGTTCGACCTCGCGCACTCCGTCGGCGTCGTCCCCCACGCCCTCCACGACCTCGGCGTCGACGTCGCCGTCTGGTGCAGCTACAAGTACCTGAACGCCGGCCCCGGCTCTATCGCCGGACTCTACGTCCACGAGCGCCACTACGAGCGCACGCCCGCGCTCGCCGGCTGGTGGGGTCACGAGAAGGACACCCAGTTCGAGATGCGGGACACCTACACGCACGCGCACACGGCGGGCGCGTGGCAGATCGGCACCGTCCCCGTGTTCGCCGCCGCCCCCCTCGACGGCAGCCTCGACGTGGTCACGGACGCCGGCATCGATGCCATCCGCGAGAAATCCGTTGCGCTCACCGACTACCTCATCAGCCTCGTGGACGACCGCCTCGGCGGCGACTTCTCGGTGGGGACGCCCCGCGACCCCGACCAGAGGGGCGGCCACGTCGCCGTCGAACACCCCGACGCCGCCCGCATCACCGAAGCCATGAAAGACCGAGGCGTCGTCGGCGACTTCCGCCCGCCGAACGTCTTCCGCGTCTGCCCGAGCCCGCTCTATACGCGCTTCGAGGACGTGTACGACGTCGTCGAGGAACTCCGGACGGTCGCGGAGACCGACGCGCACCGGGCGTACTCGCTCGACGGGAGCGTCACCTAG
- a CDS encoding SDR family NAD(P)-dependent oxidoreductase — protein MEFDLSGKTVVVTGGTRGIGRAIAETFADAGADVVPTSRSHDDVQDAADAMREYGVESLAVPTDVTDEAAIERLFADTAAELGSVDVVVNNAGVNPDGALGPPEDVETEDFDFVTDVNLRGAFLCAKHAAEHLQDAGGSLVNVASVGGLVGLPRQHPYVGSKHGLVGLTKSMALDWAPDVRVNALAPGYVSTDLTEELEENDRLRESIERRTPLGRFAEPAEIGGPAVFLASDAAAYVTGEVLSVDGGWTAR, from the coding sequence ATGGAGTTCGACCTCTCCGGGAAGACGGTAGTCGTCACGGGCGGGACGCGCGGCATCGGTCGTGCCATCGCCGAAACGTTCGCGGACGCGGGCGCCGACGTGGTTCCGACCTCGCGCAGTCACGACGACGTGCAGGACGCCGCGGACGCGATGCGGGAGTACGGCGTCGAGTCGCTCGCCGTCCCGACGGACGTGACCGACGAAGCCGCTATCGAGCGCCTGTTCGCCGACACCGCCGCCGAACTCGGGAGCGTGGACGTGGTCGTGAACAACGCCGGCGTCAACCCCGACGGCGCGCTCGGCCCGCCGGAGGACGTGGAGACCGAGGACTTCGACTTCGTGACGGACGTGAACCTCCGCGGCGCGTTCCTCTGCGCGAAACACGCCGCCGAACACCTCCAGGACGCGGGCGGGTCGCTCGTGAACGTCGCCAGCGTCGGCGGGCTGGTGGGACTGCCGCGCCAGCACCCCTACGTCGGGTCGAAGCACGGCCTCGTGGGGCTGACGAAGTCGATGGCGCTCGACTGGGCGCCCGACGTGCGCGTGAACGCGCTCGCCCCCGGGTACGTCAGCACCGACCTCACGGAGGAACTGGAGGAGAACGACCGCCTCCGGGAGTCCATCGAGCGCCGCACGCCGCTCGGGCGGTTCGCGGAGCCCGCGGAGATCGGGGGGCCGGCGGTGTTCCTCGCGAGCGACGCGGCCGCGTACGTCACGGGCGAAGTCCTCAGCGTGGACGGCGGGTGGACCGCGCGCTGA
- a CDS encoding ABC transporter substrate-binding protein: MVNDSHEDMHRATDDRRFAEFDRRDFLKASGVAGAAGLTGFAGCMGGGGSDTITFGAIHLLSGFAAVYGESAQLGYEMAREEINDAGGIDGKQIDELLYRDSEGDGPTGVEAARSLVQEENVDGLVGLDSSGVALSVAPVVKQLQTPFMVTHAATPFVTATNGPNAVGNDYVFRDGVNLAQNVYGASVTASETDATTWTTIGPNYAFGTQTWDYFKAFTQGMDLGYEYLEDATAYPALGAGDFTPYINKVLNADPDGVITSLWGGDLITFINQAKNSNFFEQIDNVLMTVGAATDVLRPMGNNMPNGLQAGTRYWFGAPETEENNTFVQNFRDRNNGRYPSYNAQNAYTALYLYKEAIEAAGSTSPDDIISQWDGMEYGAPVGDFTINSQSNQAVLPAVWGTTSYSQEKGITVLDPVNRIDAPAEDLRTLLEGTDLPAGV; this comes from the coding sequence ATGGTTAACGACTCCCACGAAGACATGCATCGCGCGACGGACGACCGTCGCTTCGCCGAGTTCGACCGCCGAGACTTCCTGAAGGCAAGCGGAGTCGCGGGGGCCGCGGGCCTCACCGGATTCGCTGGCTGCATGGGTGGCGGCGGCAGCGACACGATAACGTTTGGCGCTATCCACCTGCTCTCCGGGTTCGCCGCGGTCTACGGCGAATCCGCCCAGCTCGGGTACGAGATGGCTCGCGAGGAGATAAACGACGCCGGCGGCATCGACGGGAAGCAGATCGACGAACTCCTCTACCGGGACAGCGAGGGCGACGGCCCGACCGGCGTGGAGGCCGCGCGCTCGCTCGTCCAGGAGGAGAACGTCGACGGCCTCGTCGGCCTCGACTCAAGCGGCGTCGCGCTCTCCGTCGCGCCCGTCGTGAAGCAACTCCAGACGCCGTTCATGGTCACGCACGCCGCGACGCCCTTCGTCACCGCGACGAACGGCCCGAACGCGGTCGGCAACGACTACGTCTTCCGCGACGGCGTGAACCTCGCGCAGAACGTCTACGGCGCGTCCGTCACCGCGAGCGAGACCGACGCGACGACGTGGACGACCATCGGCCCGAACTACGCCTTCGGAACCCAGACGTGGGACTACTTCAAGGCGTTCACGCAGGGCATGGACCTCGGGTACGAGTACCTGGAGGACGCGACCGCGTACCCGGCGCTCGGCGCCGGTGACTTCACGCCGTACATCAACAAGGTGTTGAACGCGGATCCGGACGGCGTCATCACGAGCCTCTGGGGCGGCGACCTCATCACGTTCATCAACCAGGCGAAGAACTCGAACTTCTTCGAGCAGATAGACAACGTCCTCATGACGGTCGGCGCGGCGACGGACGTGCTCCGCCCGATGGGGAACAACATGCCGAACGGCCTGCAGGCCGGGACGCGGTACTGGTTCGGGGCACCCGAAACCGAGGAGAACAATACGTTCGTCCAGAACTTCCGCGACCGGAACAACGGCCGCTACCCCTCGTACAACGCGCAGAACGCGTACACCGCGCTCTACCTCTACAAGGAAGCGATCGAGGCCGCGGGGAGCACGTCGCCCGACGACATCATCAGCCAGTGGGACGGCATGGAGTACGGCGCGCCCGTCGGGGACTTCACGATCAACTCCCAGAGCAACCAGGCCGTTCTGCCCGCGGTCTGGGGGACGACGAGTTACTCCCAGGAGAAGGGCATCACCGTCCTCGACCCCGTCAACCGCATCGACGCACCGGCGGAGGATCTGCGGACGCTCCTCGAAGGAACCGACCTGCCTGCTGGAGTCTAA
- a CDS encoding branched-chain amino acid ABC transporter permease, which translates to MALPIQEILTGLSLGSRYFLVAIGLSLIFGVLGVLNFAHGALYMIGAYVSLTVVQNATGNFWVGLIAAGLAVGAVGAIIEMGLIRRVYDRDELDQLILTFALVLIISDLTRTVWGSGNQTMATPELLASNVQFLGTSYPAYRLFVIVVGFAAMGVFWYAIQRTYLGRLVRATSSDRDMAALLGVNVPRLYTGVFFAGSFLAGIGGALAAPMQAFTPALGDQVIINAFIIVVIGGLGSFTGAFVGAMFIGLLQSFGVLVASGVGQLLPFLAMILVLIFRPEGLFGGEEQ; encoded by the coding sequence ATGGCGCTACCGATTCAAGAGATACTCACCGGACTGAGCCTGGGGAGTCGCTACTTCCTCGTCGCCATCGGCCTCAGTCTCATCTTCGGCGTGCTCGGCGTGCTGAACTTCGCGCACGGCGCGCTCTACATGATCGGCGCGTACGTCTCCCTGACGGTCGTGCAGAACGCCACCGGAAACTTCTGGGTGGGGCTGATCGCGGCCGGTCTCGCGGTCGGCGCGGTCGGCGCGATCATCGAGATGGGGCTGATTCGGCGCGTGTACGACCGCGACGAACTCGACCAGCTCATCCTCACGTTCGCGCTGGTACTCATCATCTCCGACCTCACGCGAACCGTCTGGGGGTCGGGAAACCAGACGATGGCGACGCCCGAACTCCTCGCGTCGAACGTCCAGTTCCTCGGCACGAGCTACCCCGCGTACCGGCTGTTCGTCATCGTCGTCGGGTTCGCCGCGATGGGCGTGTTCTGGTACGCCATCCAGCGAACCTACCTCGGACGGCTCGTGCGCGCCACGTCCAGCGACCGCGACATGGCCGCGTTGCTCGGCGTGAACGTCCCACGGCTCTACACGGGCGTGTTCTTCGCCGGGAGTTTCCTCGCCGGTATCGGGGGCGCGCTCGCCGCCCCGATGCAGGCGTTTACGCCCGCGCTCGGCGACCAAGTCATCATCAACGCGTTCATCATCGTCGTCATCGGCGGCCTCGGATCGTTCACCGGGGCGTTCGTCGGCGCGATGTTCATCGGCCTCCTGCAGAGCTTCGGCGTCCTCGTCGCATCGGGCGTCGGCCAACTCCTCCCGTTCCTCGCAATGATTCTCGTACTCATCTTCAGACCGGAAGGACTGTTCGGGGGTGAAGAACAGTGA
- a CDS encoding branched-chain amino acid ABC transporter permease translates to MSNETILGLPARRTAIVAFALLVVAPFVLPTFQTYVLSEVLVLALFATAFNLLYGYTGLLSFGHAMFYGGAGYALGIFLRDVAPSLPFGGATPLVAFVVAAVLGVLVATAIAIPVGYLSVRLEEIYFAMLTLSFSMALYTLVNQNYFGVTNGSDGILVLLNTANLFGFTLSLYDRVTYYFVILLVVAPAMYILWRVANSPFGLVSEAIRENSERASGLGIDVRRHQWAAFVLSAVFTGIAGVLVAPLHSSLSPGASLHWSISAEPVIMTVFGGPYSFIGPTVGALFYRYIRWGITQFPMLEAHWQLVFGALILVIVVFAPRGVSGLLKWAVKRVRGDGGEST, encoded by the coding sequence GTGAGCAACGAAACGATTCTCGGGCTTCCCGCGCGACGCACCGCAATCGTCGCGTTCGCCCTGCTCGTCGTCGCCCCGTTCGTCCTCCCCACGTTCCAGACGTACGTACTGTCGGAGGTGCTCGTGCTCGCGCTGTTCGCGACGGCCTTCAACCTCCTCTACGGGTACACCGGACTGCTGTCGTTCGGGCACGCGATGTTCTACGGGGGCGCCGGCTACGCGCTCGGCATCTTCCTCCGTGACGTCGCGCCCAGCCTCCCGTTCGGCGGCGCGACGCCGCTCGTCGCGTTCGTCGTCGCGGCGGTCCTCGGCGTTCTCGTCGCGACGGCCATCGCGATTCCGGTCGGCTACCTGAGCGTTCGACTGGAGGAGATCTACTTCGCGATGCTGACGCTGTCGTTCAGCATGGCGCTGTATACGCTCGTGAATCAGAACTACTTCGGCGTCACGAACGGCAGCGACGGGATTCTCGTCCTGCTCAACACGGCGAACCTGTTCGGGTTCACGCTCTCGCTCTACGACAGGGTGACGTACTACTTCGTCATCCTGCTCGTCGTCGCGCCCGCGATGTACATCCTCTGGCGGGTGGCGAACTCGCCGTTCGGCCTCGTTTCGGAGGCCATCCGGGAGAACTCGGAGCGCGCGTCCGGCCTCGGCATCGACGTTCGGCGCCACCAGTGGGCGGCGTTCGTGCTCTCGGCCGTGTTCACGGGTATCGCGGGCGTGCTCGTCGCGCCACTGCACAGTTCGCTCTCGCCCGGCGCGAGCCTGCACTGGTCGATCAGCGCCGAACCCGTCATCATGACCGTGTTCGGCGGGCCGTACTCGTTCATCGGCCCAACGGTCGGTGCGCTGTTCTACCGGTACATCCGGTGGGGCATCACGCAGTTCCCGATGCTCGAAGCGCACTGGCAGCTCGTGTTCGGGGCGCTCATCCTCGTCATCGTGGTGTTCGCGCCGCGCGGCGTCTCCGGCCTCCTGAAGTGGGCCGTCAAGCGCGTTCGCGGGGACGGAGGTGAGTCGACGTGA
- a CDS encoding ABC transporter ATP-binding protein, producing MTTVLRTEDLRREFGALCAVDDVSVEIDSEEVTSIIGPNGAGKTTFYNLLSGRLDPTAGEVFLRGRSGDLENVTGLPPHDIAQRGLSRAYQINNNFEGLSVLDNLRVARVSATDRSSELLSRYHEDEELRDAAEEVLELTGLSDVAETEASNLSHGDKRKVEIALSLATDPAVVLLDEPTAGMNPSESEEMVELIKELDETTDTTFVLTEHDIDMVLEISDRILVLHRGELIANGTPDEVMANEDVTTAYLGERQ from the coding sequence GTGACGACCGTTCTCAGGACGGAAGACTTGCGCCGCGAGTTCGGCGCGCTCTGCGCGGTCGACGACGTCAGCGTCGAGATAGACTCGGAGGAAGTCACGTCCATCATCGGGCCGAACGGCGCGGGGAAGACGACGTTCTACAACCTCCTCTCCGGCCGCCTCGACCCGACCGCGGGCGAGGTGTTCCTCCGGGGGCGCAGCGGCGACCTGGAGAACGTCACCGGCCTGCCGCCGCACGACATCGCACAGCGCGGCCTCTCCCGCGCGTACCAGATTAACAACAACTTCGAGGGGTTGTCCGTGCTGGACAACCTCCGGGTCGCGCGCGTCAGCGCGACCGACCGCTCGTCCGAACTCCTCTCGCGGTACCACGAGGACGAGGAACTCCGGGATGCCGCCGAGGAGGTTCTCGAACTCACCGGTCTCTCCGACGTGGCCGAGACGGAGGCGTCGAACCTCAGTCACGGCGACAAGCGGAAGGTCGAGATAGCGCTCTCGCTCGCGACCGACCCCGCGGTCGTCCTCCTCGACGAACCGACCGCGGGCATGAACCCCTCGGAGTCCGAGGAGATGGTCGAACTCATCAAGGAACTGGACGAGACGACGGACACGACGTTCGTCCTCACCGAACACGACATCGACATGGTTCTCGAAATCAGCGACCGCATCCTCGTCCTGCACCGGGGCGAACTCATCGCGAACGGCACGCCGGACGAAGTGATGGCGAACGAGGACGTGACCACGGCCTACCTGGGTGAGCGCCAATGA
- a CDS encoding ABC transporter ATP-binding protein, giving the protein MTEGDRVLTVEGVHAYYGNSHILHGVDLDLDEGEVVTLLGRNGAGKTTTMRSIVGVVPPREGTVTYRGQQISGMDVDAISDLGVKLVPEDRRVFPTLTVQENLSLAKRLAPASDRTVDEMYDIFPVLAELKSSNGQNLSGGEQQMLSVARALVQDPDVLLLDEPTEGLAPVIVDDLREVLNDVVEQNVTVLLTEQNVQFAFDLAERGYIIDKGEIVFDGEIEEIEQREDLLEDYLSVSSGELE; this is encoded by the coding sequence ATGACGGAGGGCGACCGCGTGCTCACCGTCGAGGGAGTGCACGCCTACTACGGGAACAGCCACATCCTCCACGGGGTCGATCTCGACCTCGACGAGGGCGAAGTCGTCACGCTCCTCGGACGGAACGGCGCGGGGAAGACGACGACGATGCGGAGTATCGTCGGCGTCGTCCCGCCCCGCGAGGGAACCGTGACGTACCGCGGCCAGCAGATAAGCGGGATGGACGTGGACGCCATCTCCGACCTCGGCGTCAAACTCGTGCCGGAAGACCGGCGCGTGTTCCCGACGCTCACCGTGCAGGAGAACCTCTCGCTCGCGAAGCGCCTCGCGCCCGCGAGCGACCGCACGGTCGACGAGATGTACGACATCTTCCCGGTGCTCGCGGAACTGAAGTCGAGCAACGGACAGAACCTCAGCGGGGGCGAACAGCAGATGCTGTCCGTCGCCCGCGCGCTCGTCCAGGATCCGGACGTGCTCCTCCTCGACGAACCGACGGAGGGCCTCGCGCCCGTCATCGTGGACGACCTGCGCGAGGTTCTCAACGACGTCGTGGAGCAGAACGTCACGGTGCTCCTGACCGAACAGAACGTCCAGTTCGCGTTCGACCTCGCGGAACGCGGCTACATCATCGACAAGGGCGAAATCGTCTTCGACGGCGAAATCGAGGAGATAGAGCAGCGCGAGGATCTCCTCGAGGACTACCTCTCGGTCTCCAGTGGTGAACTCGAATAG
- a CDS encoding long-chain fatty acid--CoA ligase encodes MSTDLTLRPFFWRATRLFPEKRIVSRTHDGRFEYTYAEFGDRVRRLAGALTELGVEQGDRVGTLGWNHHRHFEAYYAAPLLGAQLHTVNLLLHDDHLEHIVTDAADDVLLVDPDAFEDVERLHDSFESVRHIVVMDDEVPETELSNVHAYENLVDDADPVESWPDVSEDQPAGMCYTSGTTGKPKGVEYTQKMIYSHAMMTMTPAALDIAEDDVVMPVVPMFHVNSWEFPYAVTMAGARQVYPGPSPDPADLVRLIEEEGVTLTAGVPTVWINVLDYLDDHDADLSSLERIVVGGSAAPKGVMERYEEEYGVAIEHAWGMTETMSIGSVSRPKSTMDVSRSEEYDLRATQGLLSPGLEMRVVNDDGEDVPWDGQTPGELLVRGPTVVDEYYNRPEANEEDFQDVPGSAATGSTEDGSSERWLKTGDIVVVDEDGYLEIVDRAKDVIKSGGEWISSIELENQLMSHEDVVEAAVISVPHDTWQERPLACVVRRDGSDIGVEELRTFLESEFPSWWLPDDVVFVDEVPKTATGKFDKKVLRDRFDDPDLPYTPGED; translated from the coding sequence ATGAGTACGGATCTCACGCTCCGCCCGTTCTTCTGGCGGGCGACACGGCTCTTCCCCGAGAAACGCATCGTCTCCCGGACGCACGACGGCCGGTTCGAGTACACGTACGCCGAGTTCGGTGACCGCGTTCGCCGGCTCGCGGGCGCGCTCACCGAACTCGGCGTCGAGCAGGGCGACCGCGTCGGCACGCTCGGCTGGAACCACCACCGGCACTTCGAGGCGTACTACGCCGCCCCGCTATTGGGCGCGCAGCTCCACACGGTGAATCTCCTGCTGCACGACGACCACCTCGAACACATCGTCACCGACGCGGCTGACGACGTGCTTCTGGTGGATCCGGACGCGTTCGAGGACGTCGAACGCCTCCACGACTCGTTCGAGTCGGTTCGCCATATCGTCGTGATGGACGACGAGGTGCCGGAGACGGAGCTCTCGAACGTGCACGCGTACGAGAACCTCGTCGACGACGCGGATCCCGTAGAGTCGTGGCCGGACGTGTCGGAAGACCAGCCAGCAGGCATGTGTTACACGTCGGGGACGACGGGCAAACCGAAGGGCGTCGAGTACACGCAGAAGATGATTTACTCGCACGCGATGATGACGATGACGCCCGCCGCGCTCGACATCGCGGAGGACGACGTGGTGATGCCGGTCGTCCCGATGTTCCACGTGAACTCCTGGGAGTTCCCGTACGCCGTCACGATGGCGGGCGCACGCCAGGTGTATCCCGGGCCGTCGCCCGACCCCGCGGATCTCGTGCGCCTCATCGAGGAGGAGGGCGTGACGCTCACCGCGGGCGTTCCGACCGTCTGGATCAACGTCCTCGACTACCTCGACGACCACGACGCCGACCTCAGCAGCCTCGAGCGCATCGTCGTCGGCGGCAGCGCCGCGCCGAAGGGCGTGATGGAGCGCTACGAGGAGGAGTACGGCGTCGCCATCGAGCACGCGTGGGGAATGACGGAGACGATGAGCATCGGCTCCGTCAGCCGCCCGAAGTCCACGATGGACGTCTCGCGGAGCGAGGAGTACGACCTCCGCGCGACCCAGGGCCTCCTCTCGCCCGGCCTCGAAATGCGGGTCGTGAACGACGACGGCGAGGACGTCCCCTGGGACGGCCAGACGCCGGGCGAACTGCTCGTGCGCGGCCCGACCGTCGTCGACGAGTACTACAACCGCCCCGAAGCCAACGAGGAGGACTTCCAGGACGTTCCCGGGAGCGCCGCGACCGGGAGTACGGAAGACGGGTCTTCCGAAAGGTGGCTGAAGACGGGGGACATCGTCGTGGTGGACGAGGACGGCTACCTCGAAATCGTCGACCGCGCGAAGGACGTCATCAAGTCCGGCGGCGAGTGGATTTCGAGTATCGAGCTGGAGAACCAGTTGATGTCGCACGAGGACGTGGTGGAGGCCGCGGTCATCAGCGTCCCCCACGACACCTGGCAGGAACGCCCGCTCGCGTGCGTCGTCCGCCGCGACGGCAGCGACATCGGGGTCGAGGAACTCCGAACTTTCCTCGAATCGGAGTTCCCGTCCTGGTGGCTGCCCGACGACGTGGTGTTCGTCGACGAGGTGCCGAAGACCGCGACCGGGAAGTTCGACAAGAAGGTTCTCCGCGACCGGTTCGACGACCCCGACCTCCCCTACACGCCCGGGGAGGACTAG
- a CDS encoding MBL fold metallo-hydrolase: MVTELATGVYDLELPLTTDDGTRVFHAVAIETDHGVVLVDAGLPNQSDDVRAALDELGHDVDDVSILLFTHQDGDHVGAAADLLADTDAVTMAHGSDVPAIDGRQEPIKGGGERYPPVDVAVELVEGVTFTASAGPVEVVETPGHTPGHVSLHVPDADLLLAGDALIGGENGVEGPNERVTPDLERAYESVTHLAEYEYDRVLCYHGGLVEATEEDVAALDP, from the coding sequence ATGGTCACGGAACTCGCCACGGGCGTCTACGACCTCGAACTACCGCTGACGACCGACGACGGGACGCGCGTGTTCCACGCGGTCGCCATCGAGACCGACCACGGCGTCGTCCTCGTGGACGCCGGCCTCCCGAACCAGTCCGACGACGTGCGAGCGGCGCTCGACGAACTCGGGCACGACGTGGACGACGTGTCCATCCTCCTGTTCACGCATCAGGACGGCGACCACGTCGGCGCGGCCGCCGACCTCCTCGCGGACACCGACGCGGTGACGATGGCGCACGGGAGCGACGTACCCGCCATCGACGGCCGCCAGGAGCCCATCAAGGGCGGCGGCGAACGCTACCCGCCCGTGGACGTGGCGGTGGAACTCGTCGAGGGCGTCACGTTCACCGCGAGCGCCGGCCCCGTCGAGGTCGTGGAGACGCCCGGTCACACGCCCGGCCACGTCTCCCTGCACGTCCCCGACGCCGACCTCCTGCTCGCCGGGGACGCGCTCATCGGCGGCGAGAACGGCGTGGAGGGGCCGAACGAGCGCGTGACGCCCGACCTCGAACGAGCGTACGAGTCGGTGACTCACCTCGCGGAGTACGAGTACGACCGCGTGCTCTGCTATCACGGCGGTCTCGTCGAGGCGACAGAAGAAGACGTGGCGGCGCTCGACCCCTAG
- a CDS encoding GNAT family N-acetyltransferase, translating to MSLRIRRYEPGDRDAADAVIEAALRHANAYFEDAPALVDGDRIAEYVESGGEFLVGLLDGELVATAAFRPPKGVAADLVTVTEHTAEVKRMHVHPDHHRRGFGQAMYDELEARAADAGHARLALSTSARQEPAHAFYRQNGYEQTARTSVEIDGGDLGILVFEKSLSTRRS from the coding sequence GTGAGCCTCAGGATTCGACGGTACGAACCCGGCGACCGCGACGCCGCGGACGCCGTCATCGAAGCCGCGCTCCGGCACGCGAACGCCTACTTCGAGGACGCGCCCGCGCTCGTGGACGGCGACCGCATCGCGGAGTACGTCGAGTCCGGCGGCGAGTTCCTCGTCGGACTGCTGGACGGCGAGCTGGTGGCGACCGCCGCGTTCCGCCCGCCGAAGGGCGTCGCCGCCGACCTCGTCACTGTCACCGAGCACACTGCGGAGGTGAAGCGGATGCACGTCCATCCGGACCACCACCGCCGGGGGTTCGGGCAGGCGATGTACGACGAACTCGAAGCGCGTGCGGCGGACGCCGGACACGCGCGACTCGCCCTCTCCACGAGTGCCCGCCAGGAACCCGCGCACGCCTTCTACCGGCAGAACGGCTACGAGCAGACCGCGCGCACCAGCGTCGAAATCGACGGCGGCGACCTCGGGATTCTCGTGTTCGAGAAATCCCTTTCGACTCGGCGTTCCTGA